The Pseudomonas sp. S06B 330 genome contains the following window.
AGGGGCTGTACCTGACACTGGACACACCAGCCGATTTGCCCGAGATGCTGGTTGGTGACCGGCACAAGCTGGCCCTCTGTATCAGTTATCTGCTCGACAACGGGATCAAATTTACCCATCAGGGTGGGGTGATGCTGCAGGTTCGTGGGCGCTTGCAAGGGCCCGATCTGCTTGGTCTAACCATCAGCGTCAGCGACAGTGGCATTGGTTTCGACCGTTTGGCCGAGCCGGGGCTATATCAACGTTTCTTCCAGGTTGATGGTTCGATGAGCCGCCAATACGGTGGCCTGGGTATCGGTTTGGCTATTTGCCGGCAACTGGCCGAACTGATCGGCGCGCGTCTGCAACATGAGTCTAACCCAGGGCAGGGCAGCCGCTTTGAACTGGGCCTGAGTCTGGCCTTGAGCCAACCGCATGCACTGGCCAGGCCAGGGCTAAATCGCAGCTAGTTAGGCGTTTTTGTCACTTTGACCGGGGGGCGGGGCGTGATTCACTGAATTTTCAGTCACGTCAGATCCAGGAGGCCCCCTGATGAACCTGCACCAGTACGCTGAAACCCATGAAGTCACCAACCAGCCGCCAGCGCTGGATGGCGCCAACCTCTATCGCATCGACCTGCCGTTGCAGCAATGGTCGCGGCACTATGGGGCAGGCTGGGCTGAGGCTCGGATTGATGCGTACGGGGCACTGGCTGGCGGGCCGTTGATGGCAGCAGGTTTTTTGGCCAATCAACACAAGCCGCAGTTCAGCAGTCATGACCGCTATGGTCACCGAATTGATCTGGTGGAGTTTCATCCGGCCTACCACGAGCTTATGCGCACCGCCATCGAACACGGCTTGCCGTCGCTGCCTTGGACCGAACCGCGCCAAGGTGCTCATGTTGCCCGCGCCTCAATGACCTATCTGCACAGCCAGGCCGAAGCGGGCAGCGGCTGTCCGCTGACCATGACCTTTGCCGCCGTACCCGCGCTTAAATTGCAGCCGGAACTGGCCGAATATTGGCTGCCTAAGGTACTGGCTACCGAGTACGACCCACGCAACATCGGTGACCGGCACAAGGTCGGGGTTACCCTGGGCATGGCCATGACCGAAAAACAGGGCGGCACCGATGTCCGCGCCAATACCACTCGCGCCTATCCCGTGGGGACGCCGGGGCCGGGGCAGGCGTACGAACTGGTTGGGCATAAATGGTTCTGTTCGGCACCGATGTGCGATGCCTTTCTGACCTTGGCGCAGACTGACAAAGGCCTGAGTTGTTTCTTATTGCCGCGCCATCGCCCGGATGACAACCGCAACCAGTTCTACATTCAGCGTCTGAAGAACAAGCTCGGCAACTGTTCCAATGCCTCCAGCGAAGTGGAATTCCGCGGCGCCTTGGCCTGGATGATTGGTGAGGAAGGCCGCGGGGTGCCGACCATCATCGAAATGGTGGCCATGACCCGTTTCGATTGCATGGTCGGCTCCAGCGCGCTGATGCGCCAGGCCCTGACCCAGGCGGCGCACCACTGTGCCCATCGCCAGGTCGGTGGACGCCTGCTGGCCGAACAGCCATTGATGCAGAATGTCCTCGCCGATCTGGCCCTGGAGAGCGAAGCGGCGCTGGCTCTGAGCCTGCGCATGGGGCATGCCCTTGATCAGCCGGATGACGCCCAGCAAGCACGCTTTGCCCGCCTGGTAACTGCGGTGGGTAAATATTGGATCTGCAAGCGTGCGCCGGCCATGATCAACGAAGCCGCTGAGTGCATGGGTGGTGCTGGTTATGTCGAAGACAGCATCCTGCCGCGCTTGTACCGTGAGGCCCCGGTCAACTCGACCTGGGAAGGCTCGGGCAATGTGCAATGCCTGGATGTGCTGCGCGCCCTGTCCAAGGAACCAGGTGTGCTGGATGCCTTGTTCGATGAGCTGGGTGACGGGCATGGCGATCCCCGGCTGGCCGCGCACATTGGCAACCTCAAGGCGGCGTTTACCGACACGGGTGATATCCAATACCGCGCCCGCCAGCTCACCGAAGACATCGCTTTGGGCCTGCAGGCCAAGTTGTTGCTTGAGGCCGGCAATGCCACCGTCAGCGATGCGTTCATCGGCAGCCGCCTAAGCGGTAGTGGCCGCGTCTATGGCGTGCTGCCACGAGGCATCAATGTTGGCGAACTGGTGGCACGCTCGACGCCAAACTGGCCGCTCTAACATGCGTGCCTTTGCCTGAATATATAGGCAAGATGGGCGCATGCATGTCAGACAGGAAGTACATTGTGAGCCGTACTGATGAAGTCTTCGTTGTCGTAGAAACCGCCGAGCAGGCTGTCGATCGTTTGGCCAGCCTGCACGAGCAATCCACTGCGGCCTTGAGCCTGGCGCTCAAGCGCTACCTCAAGGACCGCACCGAGCCCACTGGCGAAGAGCGCGCGTTGTTTCGTTACCCGGAACTGCGTCTGACCTATCAGTACCATGGTGAGGTGCCGGCGATTACCCGCGCCTACGCCAAGGTTCAGTTGCCGGGCACCTACAGTGTCACCGTCACCCATCCCGGCGCTTTCCGTGGCTATCTGCTGGAGCAGCTTAAGCCGCTGATGCGCGACTTTACCGTCACTGTCGAAGTCGGCGTCAGTCAGCAGAACATCCCCTATCCCTATGTGGTCGAACAGGGTGATGAGCTGGCGGGTACCGGCATTACCGCAGCGGCGCTGGCACGGGTTTTCCCGAGCACCGATCTGTCGGCCGCCACTGATGGCATCGCCGATGGTTTGTATGACTGGGCTAACGTTGATCCTTTGCCGCTGGCACTGTTCGATGCGGCGCGGGTGGACTTCTCCTTGCGCCGCCTGGTGCACTACACCGGCAGCGACTGGCGCCATGTGCAGCCCTGGATCCTGCTGACCAACTACCACCGCTATGTCGACCAGTTCGTCAGCCATGGCCTGGAACGCCTGCGTGATGACCCACGGTTCGTGCGCATGGTGCTGCCGGGCAATGTGATCATTGAAAAGGCTATGGACAACGGTGAGGCCCAGGCGCTGGTAGCGGGCGTGGTCTGGCACCGCTATCAGATGCCGGCTTATCACCTGATCGCCGCCGATGGCGATGGCATCACCCTGGTCAATATCGGCGTCGGCCCTTCCAACGCCAAGAACATCACCGACCACCTGGCGGTACTGCGCCCGCATTGCTGGTTGATGATCGGTCACTGCGGCGGCTTGCGGCAGTCGCAGACCATTGGCGATTACGTGTTGGCCCATGCGTACATGCGTCGTGACGGCATTCTTGATCGGGTGGTGCCGCCGCATATCCCGATTCCGGCCCTGGCCGAGGTGCAATTGGCACTGCAGGAAGCGGCGGCGCAAGTCACTGGCGAGCGCGGCGAGGAGCTGAAGAAACGCCTGCGGACCGGCACCGTGCTGACCTACGATGATCGTAACTGGGAGTTGCGCTGGGCTCAGGAACGGCCGCTGATCAACCTGTCG
Protein-coding sequences here:
- the amn gene encoding AMP nucleosidase, giving the protein MGACMSDRKYIVSRTDEVFVVVETAEQAVDRLASLHEQSTAALSLALKRYLKDRTEPTGEERALFRYPELRLTYQYHGEVPAITRAYAKVQLPGTYSVTVTHPGAFRGYLLEQLKPLMRDFTVTVEVGVSQQNIPYPYVVEQGDELAGTGITAAALARVFPSTDLSAATDGIADGLYDWANVDPLPLALFDAARVDFSLRRLVHYTGSDWRHVQPWILLTNYHRYVDQFVSHGLERLRDDPRFVRMVLPGNVIIEKAMDNGEAQALVAGVVWHRYQMPAYHLIAADGDGITLVNIGVGPSNAKNITDHLAVLRPHCWLMIGHCGGLRQSQTIGDYVLAHAYMRRDGILDRVVPPHIPIPALAEVQLALQEAAAQVTGERGEELKKRLRTGTVLTYDDRNWELRWAQERPLINLSRAVAVDMESGTIAAQGYRLRVPYGTLLCVSDKPLHSEIKLPGAANAFYNRAVSQHLKIGIAALDLLRTELHSLHSRKLRSFDEPPFR
- a CDS encoding acyl-CoA dehydrogenase family protein, yielding MNLHQYAETHEVTNQPPALDGANLYRIDLPLQQWSRHYGAGWAEARIDAYGALAGGPLMAAGFLANQHKPQFSSHDRYGHRIDLVEFHPAYHELMRTAIEHGLPSLPWTEPRQGAHVARASMTYLHSQAEAGSGCPLTMTFAAVPALKLQPELAEYWLPKVLATEYDPRNIGDRHKVGVTLGMAMTEKQGGTDVRANTTRAYPVGTPGPGQAYELVGHKWFCSAPMCDAFLTLAQTDKGLSCFLLPRHRPDDNRNQFYIQRLKNKLGNCSNASSEVEFRGALAWMIGEEGRGVPTIIEMVAMTRFDCMVGSSALMRQALTQAAHHCAHRQVGGRLLAEQPLMQNVLADLALESEAALALSLRMGHALDQPDDAQQARFARLVTAVGKYWICKRAPAMINEAAECMGGAGYVEDSILPRLYREAPVNSTWEGSGNVQCLDVLRALSKEPGVLDALFDELGDGHGDPRLAAHIGNLKAAFTDTGDIQYRARQLTEDIALGLQAKLLLEAGNATVSDAFIGSRLSGSGRVYGVLPRGINVGELVARSTPNWPL